The following proteins are co-located in the Patescibacteria group bacterium genome:
- a CDS encoding glycosyltransferase family 4 protein: MVNSIAIVVPELLPVPPVQGGAVEHWVDEASRRLTALGPRIIIVSRPAGVAWRDGIEYIGIPWTPMEKFFHHIKERVTWKNPLRYLAKIQNVYSYGRRVASTVRDFDVVYLHNEPNILLFLHKQPSQKIVLHMHNDHLSMPLFRPFYRRALAKADRVICVSDYIRRQAVALFPEYANRFCVVFNATDPEVFKSYGDEAARQLEGVVSVEPGKKYLLYVGRLTQVKGVHVLIEAFRKIHSKMPDVHLIITGSSFFDGAAKTAYEQQLVNLAEPVSDAIIFTGYLPHEKLKYLYSIVDMVVFPSIWQEPFGLVMLEAMSSGRCVVCSNVGGIPEVVENGVNGILVQPADANELAQVICNTLSHPEAMHQMGEHARQKIISSYTWSRLVGELETVFRSLK, from the coding sequence ATGGTGAATTCTATTGCAATTGTCGTCCCTGAATTGTTGCCGGTTCCGCCAGTGCAGGGTGGAGCAGTTGAGCATTGGGTGGATGAGGCAAGCCGGCGTTTGACAGCACTTGGCCCCAGAATAATAATCGTTTCAAGACCTGCGGGCGTGGCGTGGCGAGACGGTATTGAGTATATCGGCATCCCGTGGACGCCAATGGAAAAGTTCTTTCACCACATCAAGGAGCGTGTGACCTGGAAGAACCCTCTACGCTATCTGGCAAAAATCCAGAATGTATATTCGTATGGGCGGCGCGTGGCGAGCACTGTTCGGGATTTTGACGTTGTTTATCTGCATAACGAGCCGAACATTCTGCTGTTTCTCCACAAGCAGCCCAGCCAGAAGATCGTGCTACATATGCACAACGATCATCTTTCTATGCCACTATTCAGGCCCTTTTATCGTCGAGCACTAGCCAAGGCCGATCGGGTGATCTGTGTCAGCGACTACATACGTCGGCAGGCCGTTGCCCTCTTTCCGGAATATGCCAACCGGTTCTGTGTGGTGTTCAATGCGACTGATCCAGAGGTGTTCAAGTCCTATGGCGATGAAGCTGCTCGCCAGTTGGAGGGTGTTGTCAGTGTCGAGCCTGGCAAGAAATATCTGCTTTACGTTGGTCGCCTGACCCAAGTCAAGGGTGTGCATGTACTGATTGAGGCATTTAGGAAAATTCACAGTAAGATGCCTGATGTGCATCTGATCATTACTGGTTCGTCATTCTTTGATGGAGCTGCCAAAACGGCATACGAACAGCAATTGGTAAATCTGGCTGAACCGGTCAGTGATGCCATTATTTTTACAGGGTATCTGCCGCACGAAAAATTAAAATATTTGTATTCTATCGTGGATATGGTGGTGTTTCCTTCTATATGGCAAGAGCCTTTTGGGTTGGTTATGCTTGAGGCAATGTCATCGGGAAGATGTGTGGTATGTTCTAATGTTGGTGGCATTCCAGAAGTAGTTGAGAACGGCGTCAATGGGATATTGGTGCAACCGGCAGACGCAAATGAACTTGCCCAAGTGATTTGTAATACATTGAGCCATCCTGAAGCGATGCATCAAATGGGTGAGCATGCCCGCCAGAAAATTATATCCAGTTACACATGGAGTCGGCTGGTCGGTGAACTTGAAACTGTGTTTAGGTCGCTCAAATGA
- a CDS encoding glycosyltransferase, with protein MIAIVYPQFYGVGGIARYLDSFLSNLPPDHPPVYLITGDEHRVTRSYPGVEIIHIPFSSSRFNLFTWGVKARKLLTKLHDEGKIQWVNLHFPPLIPGLFLPPHIPVVLTAHTTYLGMSGRFYGTRHFESQWSAASLSIKSWMERRIFDRTDKVITLTEQGRQEVLAYGFKGSVAVIPNGADVKLFTPDKTVHKDIDVLFCGRIEFRKGSRAMVELCRQLIAKKPDIRIAVVGYGDDDAWVNDALANHGHNVLLTGKVPFPEMVGYYNRSRVYASTSYYEGLPGTCLEAMAMQLPVVVWDFLFYRGLVIEDLTGSLAEANDFSGMTNKLLELLSNPHLAAEMGRNGRALLESDYNWGKLAKDVLGVFTKAG; from the coding sequence ATGATTGCAATTGTTTATCCTCAATTCTACGGTGTTGGTGGCATTGCCCGTTACCTGGATTCTTTCCTTTCTAATTTACCGCCCGATCATCCGCCGGTTTATTTAATTACGGGTGATGAACATCGGGTGACGCGTAGTTATCCAGGGGTAGAAATTATTCACATTCCTTTCAGTTCCAGCCGATTTAATCTTTTTACTTGGGGAGTGAAGGCTCGAAAACTGCTGACCAAACTGCATGACGAGGGAAAGATTCAGTGGGTTAACCTGCATTTTCCACCACTGATTCCCGGTCTGTTCTTGCCTCCGCATATTCCGGTAGTGTTAACCGCACATACTACGTATCTCGGCATGTCCGGCCGTTTTTACGGGACCCGGCATTTCGAGAGCCAATGGAGTGCAGCTTCACTGTCAATCAAGTCATGGATGGAGCGCCGTATCTTCGATCGGACCGACAAGGTGATCACGCTGACCGAACAGGGCAGGCAAGAGGTTCTTGCCTATGGTTTTAAGGGATCAGTGGCAGTGATTCCTAACGGTGCCGATGTCAAGTTGTTCACACCGGATAAGACTGTTCATAAGGATATCGACGTGCTGTTTTGCGGGCGCATCGAGTTCCGCAAGGGTAGCCGGGCTATGGTAGAACTTTGCCGCCAGTTGATCGCCAAAAAGCCGGATATCCGGATTGCCGTCGTCGGGTATGGTGATGACGATGCATGGGTGAATGATGCTTTGGCTAACCATGGTCACAACGTACTATTGACCGGCAAGGTGCCGTTCCCGGAAATGGTCGGGTATTACAACCGTAGTCGGGTTTATGCCTCGACATCCTATTATGAGGGATTACCCGGTACATGTTTGGAGGCAATGGCAATGCAATTGCCTGTGGTTGTTTGGGATTTCCTGTTTTATCGTGGCTTGGTGATAGAGGACCTGACGGGATCGCTGGCGGAAGCCAACGATTTTTCGGGGATGACGAACAAGTTGCTAGAGCTACTATCAAACCCTCATTTGGCAGCTGAAATGGGCAGAAATGGCCGAGCATTGCTTGAATCGGATTACAATTGGGGAAAGTTAGCCAAGGATGTGCTAGGTGTTTTCACCAAGGCAGGATAA